Proteins encoded together in one Planctopirus ephydatiae window:
- the ppk1 gene encoding polyphosphate kinase 1 has product MNSKTSQPAQVAVSQSVESRFFNRELSWLEFNQRVLDEALDATSPLLERLKFLAITASNLDEFFMVRVGSLQMLRRQQNTSRDPAGLTAIEQLEAISQRTHQMVREQYRCLLKEIEPALQADQLRRVTKEELSDRQHTVIRQVFEQKIYPILTPIRVTGHDDFPQLVNQTMNLCVRLKGESDDKPKFAVIPFGRGRERIVTLPHEAGGYSYILLENLLEICIGSFFAGEMVLECVPFRMTRNADMELREDGASDLLKEMVEALDARREGDCVRLEVASTVSTETLSFLMQVTEVSEQDVYLLDGPLDLTVMMRVFEIQGFDQHRDKPWPSRNSPRIDATQSIFQEIAKGDILLYHPYESFDPVVRFIEEAAVDPDVLAIKQTLYRTSRNSPIVSALKRAAQNGKYVTAVLELKARFDEARNIEWARDLERSEVQVIYGVKGLKTHAKVCLVVRREPHGIQRYMHFGTGNYNEMTSRLYVDASLFTCDEDLGSDATALFHAVTGYSQPQRFRRLEAAPLGLREKLLELIDAEIDRKKHGQKAMIHAKLNALVDEQMIEALYRASQAGVKIRLNVRGVCCLKPGIEGLSENITVTSIVDRFLEHSRVLYFHHGGDELVFISSADWMPRNLDRRIELLVPVNAPAAKSRLLSILKTHFMDTAKARKLMSDGRYVRSAVPAGTEPFRSQAQLYARISEEVQEAEQMRPTMLEPHLPSDVEKLSR; this is encoded by the coding sequence ATGAATTCCAAAACCAGCCAGCCTGCTCAAGTTGCTGTATCACAGTCTGTGGAGAGTCGTTTTTTCAATCGCGAGTTGAGCTGGCTCGAATTCAATCAGCGGGTGCTCGATGAAGCACTCGATGCGACATCACCGCTTTTAGAGCGACTCAAGTTTCTGGCGATTACCGCCTCGAATCTTGACGAATTCTTCATGGTGCGGGTGGGCAGTTTGCAGATGTTGAGGCGACAACAGAACACGTCGCGCGATCCTGCCGGTTTGACGGCGATCGAGCAACTGGAAGCCATCAGCCAGCGAACACATCAGATGGTGAGGGAACAGTATCGCTGCCTGCTCAAAGAGATCGAACCTGCCCTGCAGGCCGATCAACTCCGTCGAGTCACCAAAGAAGAGCTTTCGGATCGCCAACATACGGTCATCCGGCAGGTCTTCGAGCAGAAGATCTATCCGATTCTCACTCCGATTCGAGTGACAGGGCATGATGATTTTCCGCAACTCGTCAATCAGACAATGAATCTGTGTGTGCGATTAAAAGGTGAGAGCGATGACAAACCCAAGTTTGCGGTGATTCCCTTTGGCCGGGGACGTGAACGAATTGTGACTTTGCCTCATGAGGCGGGTGGCTATTCATATATCCTGCTGGAAAACCTGCTGGAAATCTGTATCGGCAGTTTCTTTGCGGGTGAAATGGTTCTGGAATGTGTCCCTTTCCGCATGACTCGCAATGCGGATATGGAACTGCGCGAAGATGGTGCAAGCGATCTCTTAAAGGAAATGGTGGAGGCACTCGATGCCCGCCGCGAAGGGGACTGTGTCCGGCTGGAAGTGGCTTCCACGGTTTCTACAGAAACTTTGAGCTTTCTGATGCAGGTGACTGAGGTCTCCGAGCAGGATGTTTATCTGCTCGACGGGCCACTCGATCTGACAGTGATGATGCGGGTTTTTGAGATTCAAGGGTTTGACCAGCATCGCGATAAGCCGTGGCCCTCACGCAATTCGCCGCGGATCGATGCGACTCAAAGCATTTTCCAAGAGATCGCTAAAGGGGACATTCTGCTGTATCACCCTTATGAAAGTTTCGATCCCGTCGTGCGGTTTATCGAAGAGGCGGCTGTTGATCCTGATGTGCTGGCCATTAAGCAGACGTTATACCGCACCAGCCGCAATAGTCCGATTGTCTCTGCTCTCAAGCGGGCTGCACAGAATGGCAAGTATGTGACGGCTGTCCTGGAACTCAAGGCCCGCTTTGATGAGGCACGCAATATCGAGTGGGCACGCGATCTGGAACGATCAGAAGTTCAAGTGATTTATGGCGTCAAAGGTCTCAAGACGCATGCTAAAGTCTGCCTGGTGGTCCGCAGAGAGCCGCATGGCATTCAGCGGTACATGCACTTTGGAACAGGCAACTACAATGAAATGACATCGAGGCTTTATGTCGATGCCAGTCTCTTTACTTGTGATGAAGATCTAGGGTCGGATGCCACCGCTTTATTTCATGCGGTGACGGGTTACAGCCAGCCTCAGCGTTTCCGCAGGCTTGAAGCAGCACCCTTAGGGTTGCGCGAAAAGCTGCTCGAATTGATTGATGCCGAAATCGACCGTAAGAAGCATGGCCAGAAAGCGATGATTCATGCCAAGCTCAACGCGCTGGTTGATGAACAGATGATTGAGGCGCTGTACCGTGCGTCTCAGGCGGGGGTCAAAATCCGGCTCAATGTTCGTGGCGTCTGCTGCTTGAAACCGGGCATTGAAGGATTAAGCGAGAACATCACAGTCACCAGTATTGTGGATCGATTTCTGGAACACAGCAGGGTTCTGTACTTTCATCATGGGGGAGACGAGCTGGTTTTCATTTCCAGTGCCGACTGGATGCCGCGAAACCTGGATCGACGGATTGAACTCCTGGTTCCGGTGAATGCACCAGCTGCCAAATCGAGGCTGCTCAGTATTTTGAAGACGCATTTCATGGATACTGCCAAAGCTCGAAAACTCATGTCTGACGGGCGATATGTCCGCAGTGCTGTTCCTGCGGGGACAGAGCCATTTCGCAGTCAGGCTCAGCTCTATGCAAGGATTTCTGAGGAAGTTCAGGAGGCTGAACAGATGCGGCCCACCATGTTGGAACCACACCTCCCCTCCGACGTGGAGAAGCTGAGTCGCTGA